From Chitinophagaceae bacterium, the proteins below share one genomic window:
- a CDS encoding quinol:cytochrome C oxidoreductase encodes MDHQFQLPGSYKKWTYGLIGAGVIALLYGFIMFHPLAHAGHGENVNSTRFWAVLLQNSVFFLLVVNAAMFFICVTTMAMAGWVVAFRRVSEAISSVVPILGVITFVILMAIVFGGRTDIYHWLDTEAVAKDHILNGKSGFLNAKFYAIWSFLTIFLWWFLGRKMRSLSLESDKKGPMDYETGKKWIWNNTVWASLYCVVFTLTVASTIPWLWLMSIDAHWYSTMYSWYTFASTFVSGMSLIALFVIYLKNRNQLPYVTEEHLHDLGKFMFAFSVFWTYLWFSQYMLIWYSNQPEETKYFIERIGTAEKAGPYKGLFFFNLIVNFLCPLLILMRRGTKRNWTMVTIMAVLIIFGHWIDLYQMVMPGTLHEHFQLMPFEFGVACFFIGLIMWGVGNYLTRHSLLVKNHPFLKESMIHHT; translated from the coding sequence ATGGATCATCAATTTCAACTACCGGGCAGTTATAAAAAGTGGACGTATGGCCTTATTGGCGCCGGTGTAATCGCATTGTTGTATGGATTTATCATGTTTCACCCGTTAGCACATGCAGGGCATGGCGAAAATGTGAACAGCACCCGTTTCTGGGCCGTGCTTTTACAGAACAGCGTATTCTTTTTGCTGGTGGTGAACGCAGCCATGTTCTTTATTTGTGTTACCACCATGGCCATGGCCGGCTGGGTGGTTGCTTTCCGGAGGGTCTCAGAAGCCATCTCAAGCGTAGTGCCCATTTTAGGGGTCATTACTTTTGTTATTTTAATGGCCATCGTATTTGGCGGCCGTACAGACATCTATCACTGGCTGGATACAGAGGCCGTTGCAAAAGACCATATTTTAAATGGGAAGAGCGGATTCCTGAATGCCAAGTTCTATGCCATCTGGTCTTTCCTTACCATTTTCCTTTGGTGGTTCCTGGGCAGGAAGATGAGAAGCCTGAGCCTGGAAAGCGATAAGAAAGGGCCCATGGATTATGAGACCGGGAAGAAATGGATATGGAACAATACCGTTTGGGCTTCTTTATACTGCGTGGTGTTTACCCTTACCGTAGCCTCCACCATACCATGGCTCTGGCTGATGAGTATTGATGCACACTGGTACAGTACCATGTACAGCTGGTACACATTCGCCAGCACATTTGTATCCGGTATGTCGCTGATCGCTTTGTTCGTGATCTATTTAAAGAACCGCAACCAGTTGCCTTATGTTACCGAAGAGCATCTTCATGACCTGGGTAAATTCATGTTTGCGTTCTCTGTTTTCTGGACATACCTGTGGTTCTCGCAGTACATGCTGATCTGGTACAGTAACCAGCCGGAAGAGACCAAGTATTTTATTGAGCGGATAGGAACGGCAGAAAAAGCAGGCCCGTATAAAGGCCTCTTCTTCTTCAACCTGATCGTGAACTTCCTTTGCCCGTTGCTGATATTGATGAGGAGGGGAACCAAAAGGAACTGGACCATGGTCACCATCATGGCGGTGCTCATCATCTTCGGTCACTGGATAGACCTTTACCAGATGGTGATGCCGGGAACACTGCATGAACATTTTCAACTGATGCCGTTTGAATTCGGGGTTGCCTGTTTCTTCATCGGGCTGATCATGTGGGGAGTGGGAAATTACCTGACCAGGCATTCCCTGCTGGTAAAGAATCATCCTTTCCTGAAAGAAAGCATGATCCATCATACCTAA